A genome region from Crossiella equi includes the following:
- a CDS encoding class I adenylate-forming enzyme family protein produces the protein MNLFATADRPWHHDWSTMSDLRAAVQLPSTMDFDTSGSTGPSRTWRHRGETLWTEAGLLADLVRPHRPEAVLASAPPRHLYGALATVLLPARLRLPVWYRPQYFGALPPPGGRRWLVVAVPWTFAALARREAWLDQVAHLTVLHSSATVPETAARLLERLGGRAEVVEVFGATETGGVAHRVWRPDPPPWRLFPDVELRTEGPGEQPLRVRGPRLAEGLAEWTLDDFVVPVPDRGFRFAGRRSRLVKVNGRRVDLDVLEAALRAALPGMDLAALPVADPTSGEHVDLLVVPEGRTEDEVRAAIAHLAPRPRRVLLVPAIDRSATGKARRVRLTACAGTPPVR, from the coding sequence GTGAACCTGTTCGCGACGGCGGACCGGCCCTGGCACCACGACTGGTCCACAATGTCTGATTTGCGGGCCGCTGTCCAGTTGCCGTCCACAATGGACTTCGACACCTCGGGCAGCACCGGGCCCAGCCGCACCTGGCGGCACCGGGGCGAGACGCTGTGGACCGAGGCCGGGCTGCTGGCCGACCTGGTGCGCCCGCACCGGCCGGAGGCGGTGCTCGCCTCCGCCCCGCCCCGGCACCTCTACGGCGCGCTGGCCACCGTGCTGCTGCCCGCGCGGCTGCGGCTGCCGGTCTGGTACCGGCCGCAGTACTTCGGCGCGCTGCCGCCGCCCGGGGGCAGGCGGTGGCTGGTGGTCGCGGTGCCGTGGACCTTCGCCGCGCTGGCCCGCCGGGAGGCCTGGCTGGACCAGGTCGCGCACCTGACCGTGCTGCACAGCTCGGCCACCGTGCCGGAGACCGCGGCCCGCCTGCTGGAGCGGCTGGGCGGGCGGGCCGAGGTGGTCGAGGTGTTCGGGGCCACCGAGACCGGCGGGGTGGCGCACCGGGTGTGGCGGCCGGACCCACCGCCCTGGCGGCTGTTCCCGGACGTCGAGCTGCGCACCGAGGGCCCCGGGGAGCAGCCGCTGCGGGTGCGCGGCCCGCGCCTGGCCGAGGGGCTCGCCGAGTGGACCCTGGACGACTTCGTGGTACCGGTGCCGGACCGGGGTTTCCGCTTCGCCGGACGGCGTTCGCGGCTGGTGAAGGTCAACGGGCGGCGGGTGGACCTGGACGTGCTGGAGGCCGCGCTGCGGGCGGCCCTGCCCGGGATGGACCTGGCCGCGCTGCCGGTGGCCGACCCGACCAGTGGCGAGCACGTCGACCTGCTGGTGGTGCCGGAGGGGCGGACCGAGGACGAGGTGCGCGCGGCCATCGCGCACCTGGCCCCGCGCCCGCGCCGCGTGCTGCTGGTCCCGGCCATCGACCGCTCGGCGACCGGCAAGGCGCGGCGCGTGCGGCTCACAGCTTGCGCAGGAACTCCGCCTGTTCGGTGA
- a CDS encoding DegT/DnrJ/EryC1/StrS family aminotransferase, with translation MTLSVWNYLREYEDERADILDAVDTVFRSGRLVLGDSVQGFEREFAAYHGLAHCVGVDNGTDALVVGLQAIGVRPGEEVITVSNTAAPTVVAITSAGARAVFVDVDPDTYLMRVDQVEAAITPRTKAIVPVHLYGQCVDMAPLLAVADRHGLTVLEDCAQAHGARHHGRLAGTFGRAAAFSFYPTKVLGAYGDGGGVITDDDEVERALRRLRYYGMAEQYYVVQSPGHNTRLDEVHAEILRRKLTRLDAYVAGRQRVAARYVEALGDTEIVLPVTAPGNTHVHYVYVVRHPQRDKIIEKLHSYDISLNISYPWPVHTMTGFAHLGYERGALPVTESLANDIFSLPMYPSLSSTDQERVVDALREVLRTL, from the coding sequence ATGACCCTTTCCGTCTGGAACTATCTGCGGGAGTACGAGGACGAGCGCGCGGACATCCTGGACGCCGTGGACACCGTGTTCCGCTCCGGCCGGCTGGTGCTCGGCGACAGCGTGCAGGGCTTCGAGCGGGAGTTCGCCGCCTACCACGGGCTCGCGCACTGCGTCGGGGTGGACAACGGCACGGACGCGCTGGTGGTCGGCCTGCAGGCGATCGGCGTGCGGCCGGGCGAGGAGGTGATCACCGTGTCGAACACGGCGGCGCCCACGGTGGTGGCCATCACCTCGGCCGGGGCGCGGGCGGTGTTCGTGGACGTGGACCCCGACACCTACCTGATGCGCGTGGACCAGGTCGAGGCGGCGATCACCCCGCGCACCAAGGCGATCGTGCCGGTGCACCTGTACGGCCAGTGCGTGGACATGGCACCGCTGCTGGCGGTCGCCGACAGGCACGGGCTGACGGTGCTGGAGGACTGCGCGCAGGCGCACGGCGCCCGGCACCACGGCAGGCTGGCGGGCACCTTCGGCCGGGCCGCCGCGTTCTCCTTCTACCCCACCAAGGTGCTCGGCGCCTACGGCGACGGCGGCGGTGTCATCACCGATGACGACGAGGTGGAGCGCGCGCTGCGCAGGCTGCGCTACTACGGCATGGCCGAGCAGTACTACGTGGTGCAGTCGCCCGGCCACAACACCCGCCTGGACGAGGTGCACGCGGAGATCCTGCGCCGCAAGCTCACCCGCCTGGACGCCTACGTAGCGGGGCGGCAGCGGGTGGCCGCGCGGTACGTGGAGGCGCTGGGCGACACCGAGATCGTGCTGCCGGTGACCGCGCCGGGCAACACGCACGTGCACTACGTGTACGTGGTGCGGCACCCGCAGCGGGACAAGATCATCGAGAAGCTGCACTCCTACGACATCTCGTTGAACATCAGCTACCCGTGGCCGGTGCACACGATGACCGGCTTCGCGCACCTCGGCTACGAGCGGGGCGCGCTGCCGGTGACGGAGTCGCTGGCCAACGACATCTTCTCGCTGCCCATGTACCCGTCACTGTCCAGCACGGACCAGGAGCGGGTTGTCGACGCGCTGCGTGAGGTGCTCCGCACGCTGTGA
- a CDS encoding nucleotide disphospho-sugar-binding domain-containing protein produces the protein MRVLFATHAEPTHFHGMVPLAWALQNAGHEVRVASQPALTGVVTSAGLTAVPLGTDHRLHEVLRRTGRLAEADPLPFDFARPAEEITWPWLEAGYRAFVPWWLRLVNDGLIAELTAFCLDWRPDLVLWEPLTHAGAVAAQACGAVHGRVLWGLDLFGRMRAHFLRLRPPGAPDPLADWLTARGAVFEEALVTGQFTIDHTPPSLRTGTCDLPGLDHLPVRWVPCGGAAAVPDWLRERPRLPRVCLTLGTSGFAPTDRRGGLAELLTALACPEVELVATVPPSAVPPGLPNVRAVPFTPLDALLPSCAVVVHHGGHGTYRTALLHGVPQLVLANVFDLGLRARHLAAEGAGLTASSAPEVAAAAHRLRTEPRFRLHAARLRAEALTLPSPCDLVPELELRAAVGRNHHAHPVRVLRRENPLPDTGAPGLGTPERRP, from the coding sequence GTGCGCGTCCTGTTCGCCACCCACGCCGAACCCACGCACTTCCACGGCATGGTGCCCCTGGCCTGGGCACTCCAGAACGCGGGCCACGAGGTGCGGGTGGCCAGCCAGCCCGCGCTCACCGGGGTGGTCACCTCGGCCGGGCTCACCGCGGTGCCGCTGGGCACCGACCACCGGCTGCACGAGGTGCTGCGCCGCACCGGCCGCCTGGCCGAGGCCGACCCGCTGCCCTTCGACTTCGCCCGGCCCGCCGAGGAGATCACCTGGCCCTGGCTGGAAGCGGGCTACCGGGCCTTCGTGCCGTGGTGGCTGCGCCTGGTCAACGACGGCCTGATCGCCGAGCTGACCGCGTTCTGCCTGGACTGGCGGCCGGACCTGGTGCTGTGGGAGCCGCTCACGCACGCGGGCGCGGTCGCCGCCCAGGCCTGCGGCGCGGTGCACGGCCGCGTGCTGTGGGGGCTGGACCTGTTCGGCCGGATGCGGGCCCACTTCCTCCGGCTGCGCCCGCCCGGTGCCCCCGATCCCCTGGCCGACTGGCTCACCGCCCGGGGCGCGGTGTTCGAGGAGGCCCTGGTGACCGGCCAGTTCACCATCGACCACACGCCGCCCTCGCTGCGCACCGGCACCTGCGACCTGCCCGGCCTGGACCACCTGCCGGTGCGGTGGGTGCCCTGCGGTGGCGCGGCCGCGGTCCCGGACTGGCTGCGGGAGCGGCCGCGCCTGCCCCGGGTGTGCCTGACGCTCGGCACCTCCGGCTTCGCCCCCACCGACCGGCGGGGCGGGCTGGCCGAGCTGCTCACCGCGCTGGCCTGCCCGGAGGTGGAGCTCGTGGCCACCGTGCCGCCCTCGGCGGTACCACCGGGGCTGCCCAACGTCCGCGCGGTGCCGTTCACCCCGCTGGACGCGCTGCTGCCGAGCTGCGCGGTGGTGGTGCACCACGGCGGGCACGGCACCTACCGCACGGCCCTGCTGCACGGGGTGCCGCAGCTGGTGCTGGCCAACGTGTTCGACCTGGGCCTGCGCGCCCGGCACCTCGCCGCCGAGGGCGCCGGGCTCACCGCCTCCTCGGCGCCGGAGGTCGCCGCCGCCGCGCACCGCCTGCGCACCGAACCGCGTTTCCGCCTCCACGCCGCCCGCCTGCGGGCCGAGGCGCTCACGCTGCCCAGTCCCTGTGACCTGGTGCCGGAGCTGGAACTCCGCGCCGCCGTCGGAAGGAACCACCATGCGCATCCTGTTCGCGTCCTACGCCGAGAAAACCCACTTCCTGACACAGGTGCCCCTGGCCTGGGCACTCCAGAACGCAGGCCATGA
- a CDS encoding NUDIX hydrolase, which yields MPEEDEMPLSREEFDAVYGRVPRLNVEVVLRTPDGVVLTLRDIEPCKGQWHLPGGTVRFGETLVAAVRRVARAELGVEVEVGELLGYIEYPLMHANGYRGWPVGFAFQATHRSGELTGSAAGEQVGCFAEPPENTITEQAEFLRKL from the coding sequence GTGCCGGAAGAGGACGAAATGCCGTTGTCCCGCGAGGAGTTCGACGCTGTCTACGGTCGGGTGCCGCGCCTGAACGTCGAGGTGGTGCTGCGCACCCCGGACGGGGTGGTGCTCACGCTGCGGGACATCGAGCCGTGCAAGGGCCAGTGGCACCTGCCCGGCGGCACGGTGCGCTTCGGCGAGACGCTGGTGGCGGCGGTGCGCCGGGTGGCGCGCGCGGAGCTGGGTGTGGAGGTCGAGGTCGGCGAGCTGCTGGGCTACATCGAGTACCCGCTCATGCACGCCAACGGCTATCGGGGCTGGCCGGTGGGCTTCGCCTTCCAGGCCACGCACCGCTCGGGCGAGCTCACCGGCAGCGCGGCCGGGGAGCAGGTGGGCTGCTTCGCCGAGCCGCCGGAGAACACGATCACCGAACAGGCGGAGTTCCTGCGCAAGCTGTGA
- a CDS encoding activator-dependent family glycosyltransferase, whose amino-acid sequence MRVLLAAYAEKTHFLGMVPLAWALQNAGHEVRVASQPALTEAVTSAGLTAVPLGRDHRLHQLLAPADERTPDEGGFDFAERRPEVLDWPYLRAGYANVVPWWFRLVNDGLVDALVGYARRWRPDLVLWEPVTFAGAVAAEAVGAAHARMLWCTDLFTRMRQHYLARRAEQPDPGPDPLQTWLTGLATRHGVAYAETLTTGHFTVDTVPPSLRADPELGLDGLGLDYLSVRPVPYHGRSVVPDWLRAPKTRPRVAVTMGVSSTEALDGYSVGLAGLLASLAHLDAEVVATVPPEQQAALGPLPDNVRLVPFTPLDVLVPTCDVVVGHGGYGSYCTVLARGVPQVVVPFFFDGGERAEYLARQGAGVVVPPRQVGGVAAAVARVLADESYVDSAARLAAELRGLPTPSELVRDLELRTAKYGR is encoded by the coding sequence GTGCGCGTGCTGCTCGCCGCCTACGCGGAGAAGACCCACTTCCTCGGCATGGTGCCCCTGGCCTGGGCACTCCAGAACGCGGGCCACGAGGTGCGGGTGGCCAGCCAGCCCGCGCTCACCGAGGCCGTCACCTCGGCCGGGCTGACCGCGGTGCCGCTGGGGCGGGACCACCGGCTGCACCAGCTGCTCGCCCCCGCCGACGAGCGCACCCCGGACGAGGGCGGCTTCGACTTCGCCGAACGCCGCCCGGAGGTGCTGGACTGGCCGTACCTGCGCGCCGGGTACGCCAACGTGGTGCCCTGGTGGTTCCGGCTGGTCAACGACGGCCTGGTGGACGCGCTGGTGGGCTACGCGCGCCGGTGGCGGCCCGACCTGGTGCTGTGGGAGCCGGTGACCTTCGCCGGGGCGGTGGCCGCCGAGGCGGTGGGCGCCGCGCACGCCCGGATGCTGTGGTGCACCGACCTGTTCACGCGCATGCGCCAGCACTACCTGGCCCGCCGCGCCGAACAGCCCGACCCGGGACCGGACCCCCTCCAGACCTGGCTGACCGGCCTGGCCACCCGGCACGGGGTGGCGTACGCGGAGACGTTGACCACCGGGCACTTCACCGTGGACACCGTGCCGCCCTCGCTGCGCGCCGACCCCGAGCTGGGCTTGGACGGCCTCGGCCTGGACTACCTGTCCGTGCGGCCGGTGCCCTACCACGGCCGCTCGGTCGTACCGGACTGGCTGCGCGCGCCCAAGACCCGGCCCCGGGTGGCGGTCACCATGGGGGTGTCCTCCACCGAGGCACTGGACGGCTACTCGGTGGGCCTGGCGGGGTTGCTGGCCTCGCTGGCGCACCTGGACGCCGAGGTGGTGGCCACCGTGCCGCCCGAGCAGCAGGCCGCGCTGGGCCCGCTGCCGGACAACGTGCGCCTGGTCCCGTTCACCCCGCTGGACGTGCTCGTGCCCACCTGCGACGTGGTGGTCGGGCACGGCGGCTACGGCTCCTACTGCACGGTCCTGGCCCGCGGGGTGCCGCAGGTGGTGGTGCCGTTCTTCTTCGACGGCGGCGAACGCGCGGAGTACCTGGCCCGGCAGGGTGCGGGCGTGGTGGTCCCGCCGCGCCAGGTCGGCGGCGTGGCGGCCGCGGTGGCACGGGTGCTGGCTGACGAGTCCTACGTGGACAGCGCGGCCCGGCTCGCGGCCGAGCTGCGCGGGCTGCCCACCCCGAGCGAGCTCGTGCGCGATCTGGAGCTGCGCACGGCCAAGTACGGCCGCTGA
- a CDS encoding beta-ketoacyl-[acyl-carrier-protein] synthase family protein, with protein sequence MAEDDRRVVVTGYGVLSPLGETWAATWRGLVEGRGGIRALTTVDTTGLPVRFGGELAGFQAGAHLPEPLVARTGRATHLALVAAQDALADAGLTLTDAPDRAAVLLGTVGAPTTAVLRSHEAFTRRGFKGVHPYAFAGAGVVTGAAEVALHVGAQGPCASLVTACATGATCVGEGMRLIQAGRADVVLAGGAEDSLTRLDIATAARAGALSRRNDDPAGASRPFDRARDGFVMSAGAAVLVLESAAHARDRGAEVRAELAGYGASTDAFHLAAPQPDGRIAERAVRAALAEARLDPADLGHVNAHGTGTPRNDTTEIRLLRRVFGHRLPRIPVSATKSATGHLLAAAGALEAVLAVQAIRDGVLPPTLNLTDPEHPDLDLVPHTARTRRVDSVLSNSFGFGGHNAALLLRRWRP encoded by the coding sequence ATGGCCGAGGACGACCGCCGGGTCGTGGTGACCGGCTACGGGGTACTGTCCCCGCTCGGCGAGACCTGGGCGGCGACGTGGCGGGGGCTCGTCGAGGGGCGCGGCGGGATCCGGGCACTGACCACAGTGGACACCACCGGGCTGCCGGTGCGGTTCGGCGGTGAGCTGGCCGGGTTCCAGGCGGGCGCGCACCTGCCCGAGCCCCTGGTCGCGCGGACCGGGCGCGCCACGCACCTCGCCCTGGTCGCCGCGCAGGACGCGCTCGCCGACGCCGGGCTAACGCTCACCGACGCCCCGGACCGCGCCGCGGTGCTGCTGGGCACGGTCGGCGCGCCCACCACCGCGGTGCTGCGCAGCCACGAGGCCTTCACCCGGCGCGGGTTCAAGGGCGTGCACCCGTACGCCTTCGCCGGGGCGGGGGTGGTGACCGGGGCGGCGGAGGTCGCGCTGCACGTGGGCGCCCAGGGCCCGTGCGCGAGCCTGGTCACCGCGTGCGCCACCGGGGCCACCTGCGTGGGCGAGGGCATGCGGCTCATCCAGGCCGGGCGCGCGGACGTCGTGCTCGCCGGGGGCGCCGAGGACTCCTTGACCCGCCTGGACATCGCCACCGCCGCGCGGGCGGGCGCGCTGTCCCGGCGCAACGACGATCCCGCCGGGGCCAGCCGCCCGTTCGACCGGGCGCGGGACGGCTTCGTGATGAGCGCGGGCGCGGCCGTGCTGGTCCTGGAGAGCGCCGCGCACGCCCGCGACCGCGGTGCCGAGGTCCGGGCCGAGCTGGCCGGGTACGGGGCGAGCACGGACGCCTTCCACCTCGCCGCCCCTCAGCCCGACGGCCGCATCGCCGAACGCGCGGTGCGCGCCGCCCTCGCCGAGGCCCGCCTGGACCCCGCCGACCTCGGCCACGTCAACGCGCACGGCACCGGCACCCCGCGCAACGACACCACCGAGATCCGCTTGCTGCGGCGCGTGTTCGGGCACCGGCTGCCCCGGATCCCCGTCAGTGCCACCAAGAGCGCGACCGGGCACCTGCTGGCCGCGGCGGGCGCGCTGGAGGCGGTCCTGGCGGTGCAGGCCATCCGGGACGGCGTGCTGCCGCCCACGCTCAACCTCACCGACCCCGAGCACCCGGACCTCGACCTCGTGCCGCACACCGCCCGGACGCGGCGGGTGGATTCCGTGCTCAGCAACAGCTTCGGGTTCGGCGGGCACAACGCCGCGCTCCTGCTGCGCCGGTGGCGGCCGTAG
- a CDS encoding NDP-hexose 2,3-dehydratase family protein, which yields MTKRLAVRDAAEGAMRFTVSALTQDSSLSPGPEFERWWADRAAAGRFRVDPITFDALDKWGFQDPDGSLAHTSGRFFVVEGLRVTDGTRQWDQPIINQPEIGVLGILVKEFDGVLHCLMQAKMEPGNVNTLQLSPTVQATRSNYSKVHRGAGTRYLEHFRGPTRGRVLVDVLQSEQGAWFWHKSNRNMVVQALTDVEVHEDFRWLTLHQVRALLRQDNMVNMDARTVLSCIPFAAPHEFTSTDGNPFVRSLVRSYTGDSSLHSDEEILSWFIESKARCDWSSRLIPLHGIKGWHRTDHEIADEAGRLARVIAVSVQAGNREVHRWTQPLLAPRGHGLAAFLVRRIGGVLHVLVQSRGEPGLLDLVEMAPTVQLVNAQDPVARAATRFCDHVLHAAPETVRFDAMLSEEGGRFHHAQTRYRVVEAGSEFPLDVPEEFCWVTVRQMMELLRHGHYLNIEARSLLACLHSLW from the coding sequence GTGACGAAGCGACTCGCCGTGCGCGACGCGGCGGAGGGCGCGATGCGGTTCACCGTGTCCGCCCTGACCCAGGACAGCTCGCTCTCCCCCGGCCCGGAGTTCGAGCGGTGGTGGGCCGACCGGGCCGCGGCCGGTCGGTTCCGGGTCGACCCGATCACCTTCGACGCCCTGGACAAGTGGGGCTTCCAGGACCCGGACGGCAGCCTGGCGCACACCTCGGGCCGGTTCTTCGTCGTCGAGGGCCTGCGGGTCACCGACGGCACCCGGCAATGGGACCAGCCGATCATCAACCAGCCGGAGATCGGGGTGCTGGGCATCCTGGTCAAGGAGTTCGACGGGGTGCTGCACTGCCTGATGCAGGCGAAGATGGAGCCGGGCAACGTGAACACGCTCCAGCTCTCGCCGACCGTGCAGGCCACCCGCAGCAACTACTCCAAGGTGCACCGGGGTGCGGGCACCCGCTACCTGGAGCACTTCCGGGGTCCCACCCGGGGCCGGGTGCTGGTGGACGTGCTCCAGTCCGAGCAGGGCGCCTGGTTCTGGCACAAGAGCAACCGGAACATGGTCGTGCAGGCGTTGACCGACGTCGAGGTGCACGAGGACTTCCGGTGGCTGACGCTGCACCAGGTCCGGGCGCTGCTGCGGCAGGACAACATGGTGAACATGGACGCGCGCACGGTGCTGTCCTGCATCCCGTTCGCGGCCCCGCACGAGTTCACCTCGACCGACGGCAACCCGTTCGTGCGCTCGCTGGTCCGCTCCTACACCGGGGACTCCTCGCTGCACTCCGACGAGGAGATCCTCAGCTGGTTCATCGAGTCCAAGGCGCGCTGCGACTGGAGCTCCCGGCTCATCCCGCTGCACGGCATCAAGGGCTGGCACCGCACCGACCACGAGATCGCCGACGAGGCGGGCAGGCTGGCCCGGGTGATCGCGGTGTCGGTGCAGGCGGGCAACCGCGAGGTGCACCGGTGGACGCAGCCGCTGCTGGCGCCGAGGGGGCACGGCCTGGCCGCGTTCCTGGTGCGCCGGATCGGCGGGGTGCTGCACGTGCTGGTGCAGTCCCGGGGCGAGCCCGGCCTGCTGGACCTGGTGGAGATGGCACCGACCGTGCAGCTGGTCAACGCGCAGGACCCGGTCGCCCGGGCGGCCACGCGGTTCTGCGACCACGTGCTGCACGCGGCGCCGGAGACCGTGCGGTTCGACGCGATGCTCTCCGAGGAGGGCGGGCGCTTCCACCACGCGCAGACGCGGTACCGGGTGGTGGAGGCGGGCTCGGAGTTCCCCCTCGACGTGCCGGAGGAGTTCTGCTGGGTGACCGTGCGGCAGATGATGGAGCTGCTGCGGCACGGGCACTACCTCAACATCGAGGCGCGGAGCCTGCTGGCCTGCCTGCACAGCCTGTGGTGA
- a CDS encoding acyl carrier protein, whose protein sequence is MSEELYPLLVGVIEKVGGVPAGRVRPHQEFVADLGLDSLSLVAVVYALEEHTGLDIPDERVAGVRTVRDLHELLLEEAA, encoded by the coding sequence ATGTCCGAAGAGCTCTACCCCCTCCTGGTCGGGGTGATCGAGAAGGTCGGCGGGGTGCCCGCCGGTCGGGTGCGGCCGCACCAGGAGTTCGTGGCCGACCTGGGCCTGGACTCCCTGAGCCTGGTCGCCGTGGTCTACGCGCTGGAGGAGCACACCGGCCTGGACATCCCGGACGAACGCGTGGCCGGGGTGCGCACGGTGCGGGACCTGCACGAGCTGCTCCTCGAGGAGGCCGCGTGA
- a CDS encoding fatty acyl-AMP ligase, with product MSTLVDAVRRQAVDAPDSPAMTFTDHRRGGATTTTGYRELDRRARALGAHLARRCAPGARIAVLCPHSLDYVVAVLGCLYAGRVAVPLSAPELFRDHGRLRAVLTDCAPHGVLTTSGVRPAVDATLAELAVVPELVVEVDRAAGWPTLSWRRPETGPEDLAYLQYTSGSTGDPAGVRITHGNLAAANEAIRDHYPARVVASWLPFFHDFGLVCAVLHPLSAGAHAVHTSPAAFVRDPLRWLDLVSEHRADWTIAPAFSLERCVRRASPDRLARLDLSCLRLVTVAAEPVHAEAVARFAGTFAGCGLDPAAPTPCYGLAEATLPVTAPPVGAGLRTLAVDRAALTAGRAVPAAPGVPAVHLVSCGTPRLGVSVRVAAPDGRVGEVLVRGAGVADGYWRRPARSAEVFGGGWLRTGDLGFTHEGALYLAGRCKEVVIVRGRNHYPADLETTVRRALPPEAGAAGLAAAFAVPGPAGERLVVLVEVAPELLAGSPSQVDETRTGLRRLVAREHGVEVHELRLVHRGALPRTSSGKIRRGACREQYLGELPTDEPLR from the coding sequence ATGTCCACCCTCGTCGACGCGGTCCGCAGGCAGGCGGTGGACGCACCGGACTCCCCCGCCATGACGTTCACCGACCACCGGCGTGGTGGTGCCACCACGACGACGGGCTACCGGGAACTGGACCGCAGGGCACGCGCGCTGGGCGCGCACCTGGCACGTCGCTGCGCACCGGGCGCGCGGATCGCCGTGCTGTGCCCCCATTCCCTGGACTACGTCGTCGCGGTGCTGGGCTGTCTGTACGCCGGGCGGGTCGCGGTGCCGCTGTCCGCGCCCGAGCTCTTCCGGGACCACGGCAGGCTGCGCGCGGTGCTCACCGACTGCGCACCGCACGGCGTGCTGACCACGAGCGGGGTCCGCCCCGCGGTGGATGCCACGCTGGCGGAGCTGGCCGTGGTCCCGGAGCTGGTGGTGGAGGTGGACCGCGCGGCGGGCTGGCCGACGCTGTCGTGGCGGCGGCCGGAGACCGGGCCGGAGGACCTCGCCTACCTGCAGTACACCTCGGGCTCCACCGGGGACCCGGCGGGCGTGCGGATCACGCACGGCAACCTCGCCGCGGCCAACGAGGCCATCCGGGACCACTACCCGGCGCGGGTGGTGGCCTCCTGGCTGCCGTTCTTCCACGACTTCGGGCTGGTGTGCGCGGTGCTGCACCCGCTGAGCGCGGGCGCGCACGCCGTGCACACCAGCCCGGCCGCCTTCGTGCGGGACCCGCTGCGCTGGCTGGATCTGGTGTCGGAGCACCGCGCGGACTGGACCATCGCGCCCGCGTTCAGCCTGGAGCGGTGTGTGCGGCGGGCCAGCCCGGACCGGTTGGCACGCCTGGACCTCAGCTGCCTGCGGCTGGTCACGGTGGCCGCCGAGCCGGTGCACGCGGAGGCCGTGGCGCGCTTCGCCGGGACCTTCGCCGGGTGCGGGCTGGACCCGGCCGCGCCGACGCCGTGTTACGGCCTGGCCGAGGCGACGCTGCCGGTCACCGCGCCCCCGGTGGGTGCGGGCCTGCGCACCCTGGCCGTGGACCGGGCCGCGCTGACCGCCGGACGGGCCGTGCCCGCGGCACCGGGGGTGCCCGCCGTGCACCTGGTGTCCTGCGGTACGCCCCGGCTCGGGGTGAGCGTGCGGGTGGCGGCCCCGGACGGGCGGGTCGGCGAGGTGCTGGTGCGCGGGGCCGGGGTGGCCGACGGGTACTGGCGGCGCCCGGCGCGCTCGGCCGAGGTGTTCGGCGGTGGCTGGCTGCGCACCGGCGACCTGGGGTTCACGCACGAGGGCGCGCTGTACCTGGCGGGCCGGTGCAAGGAGGTGGTGATCGTCCGGGGCCGCAACCACTACCCGGCCGACCTGGAGACCACGGTGCGCCGCGCGCTGCCCCCGGAGGCCGGGGCGGCGGGGCTGGCGGCCGCGTTCGCCGTACCCGGCCCGGCAGGGGAGCGACTGGTGGTGCTGGTGGAGGTGGCCCCGGAGCTGCTGGCCGGGTCACCGTCCCAAGTGGACGAGACGAGGACCGGGCTGCGCAGGCTGGTGGCCCGGGAGCACGGCGTTGAGGTGCACGAGCTGCGGCTGGTGCACCGGGGCGCCCTGCCGCGCACCAGCAGCGGGAAGATCCGCCGGGGCGCGTGCCGGGAGCAGTACCTGGGCGAGCTGCCCACCGACGAACCTTTGAGGTGA